In Zonotrichia albicollis isolate bZonAlb1 chromosome 26, bZonAlb1.hap1, whole genome shotgun sequence, a genomic segment contains:
- the LOC141731866 gene encoding olfactory receptor 14A16-like: MSNSSSIRHFLLLALADTRQLQLLHFCLLLGISLAALLGNGLIISAVACSHHLHTPMFFFLLNLALSDLGCICTTVPKAMHNCLWDTNTISYSGCAVQLFCFVFFFSTEISLLTIMCYDRYVSICKPLHYGTLLGSRACAHMAAAAWASGLLNVLLHTANTFSLPLCHGNVLGQFFCEVPQLLKLSCSKSYLRELGLLVFSISLGFCCFVFMVFSYVQIFRAVLRIPSEQGQHKAFSTCLPHLVVLSLFFSTAIFAYLKPPSISSPSLDLTLSVLYLVVPPALNPLIYSLRNQEFKAAVWRLMTGWFQKH; encoded by the coding sequence atgtccaacagcagctccatcaggcacttcctcctgctggcattggcagacacgcggcagctgcagctcctgcacttctgcctcttgctgggcatctccctggctgccctcctgggcaacggcctcatcatcagcgccgtagcctgcagccaccacctgcacacacccatgttcttcttcctgctcaacctggccctcagcgacctgggctgcatctgcaccactgtccccaaagccatgcacaattgcCTCTGGGACACCAACAccatctcctactcaggatgtgctgttcagctgttttgttttgtttttttcttttcaacagaGATTTCCCTCCTGAcaatcatgtgctatgaccgctacgtgtccatctgcaaacccctgcactacgggaccctcctgggcagcagagcttgtgcccacatggcagcagctgcctgggccagtggcttaCTCAATGTTCtactgcacacagccaatacattttccctgcccctgtgccatggaaaTGTCCTGGGCCAGTTTTTCTGTGAGGTCCCACAgctcctcaagctctcctgctccaaatcctacctcagggaacttgggcttctggtgttttccatttctttaggtttttgttgttttgtgttcatggttttctcttatgtgcagatcttcagggctgtgctgaggatcccctctgagcagggacagcacaaagccttttccacctgcctccctcacctggtcGTGCTCTCCCTGTTCTTTAGCACTGCCATTTTTGCCTACCTAAaacccccctccatctcctccccatccctggatctgaccCTGTCAGTTCTCTACTTGGTGGTGCCTCCAGcactgaaccccctcatctacagcctgaggaaccaggagttcaaggctgcagtgtggagactgatgactggatggtttcagaagCATTAA